A region of Clostridium acetobutylicum ATCC 824 DNA encodes the following proteins:
- a CDS encoding TetR/AcrR family transcriptional regulator, with the protein MKHKNDSREKILIAAAHLFQTKGFNATGLNEILKESGSPKGSLYYYFPNGKEELALEAIKVSTQNIKSNLMRDMAEYEDPIKAIQSVVTHIINDLKTYGKPKDISLSLLSLETYSSSEALKKACRDSFMELQHIYFNKLIQSGIKEETAEFLSMTILTLLEGSITISLTQENQEALFNFHKQIDLLLRPYLFK; encoded by the coding sequence AAAAATTTTAATTGCAGCAGCTCATCTTTTCCAAACCAAAGGCTTTAATGCTACTGGATTAAATGAAATATTAAAAGAAAGTGGTTCCCCAAAAGGTTCCCTTTATTATTACTTTCCAAATGGTAAAGAAGAATTGGCTTTAGAAGCTATAAAGGTTTCTACCCAAAATATTAAAAGCAATTTAATGAGGGATATGGCGGAATATGAAGATCCCATTAAAGCCATTCAGTCAGTTGTTACTCATATAATAAACGACTTGAAAACATATGGAAAACCAAAGGACATTTCACTAAGCCTTTTATCACTAGAGACATATTCCTCCAGCGAAGCTTTAAAAAAAGCATGCAGGGATTCATTCATGGAATTACAGCATATTTACTTTAATAAATTGATTCAAAGTGGAATTAAGGAGGAGACTGCTGAATTTCTAAGCATGACCATACTTACACTACTAGAAGGTTCCATTACTATATCTCTAACACAAGAAAATCAAGAAGCCCTTTTTAATTTTCATAAACAAATAGATTTATTATTGCGTCCTTATTTATTTAAATAA
- a CDS encoding MDR family MFS transporter yields MEAKQICTETPPKYNVKGIMFTLLLAGFLSLFNETVLNVAFPTLMKEMNVTALTVQWLITGNVLVVGILVPVTAFLLHTFTTKQLYLSSILFLLLGTVCAIFSKSFTALLISRIIQAFGTGLIIPLMMNSSLAITPREKHGSIMGLCASILTLGPALGPTASGILLQYFSWHSLFIVLVPFLILCIILGSIFLENTSEITKPKIDYLSIVLSTIAFAGVIYSISSLGTSKLSTSLVILAVGLISLIIYVKRQLTLSAPILELRPFKNPVFTVGVLLIAIVQSFQFSANIILPTLLQDGLKTSTFTSALVLFPAILVSAICTPFVGKTFDKIGGRLLIPCGFAIICVFTFILSRASLTTSVLTITLLYCCIMFGQSMTMSTSQTTSLSVLPNKTRADGVAIVNTAMQLAGALGSSVYVGLMTSFQTKYLTSHPGSSRAALYSGFNGSILIAAIVIGVGFLLSLYLSIKSKKVK; encoded by the coding sequence ATGGAAGCAAAACAAATTTGTACAGAAACTCCCCCTAAATACAATGTAAAAGGAATTATGTTTACCCTTTTACTTGCTGGCTTTTTATCCCTATTTAATGAAACAGTATTAAATGTAGCATTTCCAACTCTTATGAAGGAAATGAATGTTACTGCACTAACGGTTCAATGGTTAATAACAGGTAATGTTTTAGTAGTTGGAATTCTCGTACCAGTTACGGCTTTTCTACTTCACACCTTCACCACAAAGCAATTATATTTATCTTCGATATTATTCCTTTTATTAGGAACAGTATGTGCTATATTTTCTAAATCTTTCACAGCATTACTTATTTCAAGAATAATTCAAGCATTTGGAACAGGCTTAATAATCCCTCTAATGATGAATTCTTCATTAGCTATAACCCCTCGAGAGAAGCATGGTTCAATTATGGGACTTTGTGCTTCTATACTTACATTAGGCCCTGCTTTAGGCCCTACTGCCTCAGGAATACTTTTGCAATATTTTAGTTGGCATTCTTTGTTTATTGTATTAGTTCCATTTTTAATTCTTTGTATAATCTTAGGTTCAATTTTTCTTGAGAATACTTCAGAAATAACAAAGCCAAAGATTGATTATTTATCTATTGTTTTATCCACTATAGCTTTTGCTGGAGTAATATATTCTATAAGTTCACTAGGTACTTCAAAGCTATCAACTTCTTTAGTTATATTGGCTGTTGGCTTAATTTCATTAATAATATATGTTAAACGTCAATTAACCTTAAGTGCCCCAATACTTGAATTGCGACCTTTTAAGAATCCTGTATTCACTGTTGGTGTGCTATTAATAGCTATTGTGCAATCTTTTCAATTTTCAGCAAATATAATACTTCCAACACTGCTTCAAGATGGATTAAAAACTTCAACCTTTACCTCTGCACTTGTTTTATTTCCAGCAATCCTTGTTTCTGCTATATGCACTCCATTTGTGGGCAAAACTTTTGACAAAATAGGTGGAAGATTATTAATACCATGTGGCTTTGCAATAATATGCGTATTTACCTTTATATTGTCTAGGGCTTCTCTTACAACTTCAGTTTTGACAATAACTCTACTTTACTGTTGCATAATGTTTGGACAATCAATGACAATGTCAACTAGCCAAACTACCTCTTTAAGTGTACTACCAAATAAAACTCGAGCTGATGGTGTGGCTATAGTAAACACTGCAATGCAGCTTGCAGGAGCTTTAGGTTCTTCTGTGTACGTTGGCCTCATGACTTCTTTCCAAACAAAATATTTAACATCACATCCTGGAAGTTCTAGAGCTGCCCTATACAGTGGATTTAATGGTTCTATCCTCATTGCTGCAATTGTAATAGGTGTAGGTTTTTTACTGTCTCTTTACTTATCTATTAAATCTAAAAAAGTAAAATAA
- a CDS encoding amino acid permease has product MEMTSKKEQKNELKRTLTARHMNMIAIGGSVGTGLFFASGSAISTAGPGGALLAYIITGILVYVLMMSLGEMSTLLPISGSFETYATRFVDPALGFTLGWNYWFSWSICVASELVAGSLIVKFWFPHTNTTIWSIGFLLVIFILNILSAKAYGESEYWFSSIKVVTIIIFIIVGVLMIFGIMGNDSPGFKNWVISGNGSRAPFVGGIAAIINVFLVAGFSFSGTEIVGLAAGETENPEENVPKAIKSVFWRILLFYICAIIIIGFLVPFNDKNLLKSGVNNIAYSPFTMVFAKCGIAFAASAMNAVILTSVLSCGNSGLYVSSRMLYSLAKEGKAPKFLAKVNKQGVPMNALYATTLVASSAFLSSLIGEGKIYYVLYNASGITALFAWLGIGICHYRFRKAYVAQGRDLKDLKFKAKFYPYGPIMAIVLCVVIIFGANIWIFQAPKFSWFDFISNYICIPIFIALYIAYKYIKKTKLVPLEECDFEYNGKDK; this is encoded by the coding sequence ATGGAAATGACGTCTAAAAAAGAACAAAAGAATGAGCTTAAGAGAACACTGACGGCAAGGCATATGAATATGATCGCAATAGGAGGCTCTGTTGGAACTGGACTTTTTTTTGCAAGTGGAAGTGCAATAAGCACAGCAGGACCAGGAGGAGCGCTTCTTGCATATATAATCACGGGAATTCTAGTTTATGTACTAATGATGTCACTAGGAGAAATGTCAACACTATTACCTATTTCGGGTTCTTTTGAAACCTATGCTACTAGATTTGTAGATCCAGCACTTGGATTTACTCTTGGCTGGAACTACTGGTTTTCTTGGTCCATATGTGTGGCATCGGAATTAGTTGCAGGATCACTTATAGTGAAGTTTTGGTTTCCTCATACTAATACAACCATTTGGAGCATAGGATTTTTACTTGTAATTTTTATACTAAATATTCTTTCTGCTAAAGCTTATGGAGAAAGCGAATATTGGTTTTCAAGTATTAAGGTAGTTACTATAATCATATTTATCATAGTTGGAGTACTTATGATATTTGGAATTATGGGAAATGATTCACCTGGTTTTAAAAATTGGGTTATATCGGGAAATGGTTCGAGAGCACCGTTTGTAGGTGGAATAGCAGCAATTATAAATGTTTTTTTAGTTGCAGGCTTTTCGTTTTCAGGTACAGAAATAGTTGGACTTGCAGCTGGAGAAACAGAAAATCCTGAGGAAAACGTCCCAAAGGCAATTAAATCTGTTTTTTGGCGTATACTACTATTTTATATTTGTGCAATTATAATAATAGGCTTTCTAGTTCCTTTTAATGACAAGAATCTATTAAAAAGTGGAGTTAATAATATAGCATATAGTCCATTTACAATGGTATTTGCAAAGTGTGGAATAGCTTTTGCGGCAAGTGCTATGAATGCTGTAATTTTAACCTCAGTACTTTCTTGCGGAAACTCAGGACTTTATGTATCATCACGTATGCTATATTCTCTTGCAAAAGAAGGAAAAGCACCTAAGTTTTTAGCAAAGGTAAACAAGCAAGGTGTACCTATGAATGCGTTATATGCAACAACTTTAGTTGCATCCTCTGCATTTTTGTCATCACTTATTGGTGAAGGAAAGATATACTATGTTTTATACAATGCATCTGGAATAACAGCATTGTTTGCATGGCTTGGTATAGGAATCTGTCATTACAGGTTTAGAAAAGCTTATGTAGCGCAAGGAAGAGATTTAAAGGACTTGAAGTTTAAGGCTAAGTTTTATCCTTATGGTCCTATTATGGCAATAGTGTTATGCGTAGTAATAATATTTGGAGCTAACATATGGATATTTCAGGCTCCAAAGTTCAGTTGGTTTGATTTTATAAGTAATTACATTTGTATTCCTATATTTATAGCACTATATATAGCATATAAATACATTAAGAAAACTAAGCTAGTTCCGCTTGAGGAATGCGATTTTGAATATAACGGAAAAGATAAATAA
- the mmuM gene encoding homocysteine S-methyltransferase: MSNPIKSILDDFPVVILDGALATELEKRGCNLNDSLWSAKILANNPEIIENVHYDYFVSGSDCAITSSYQATIDGFMKNGFPRDKAKDLIRNSVAIAKKARDRFWGNPTNRRNRAKPFIAGSVGPYGAYLADGSEYRGDYKIDENALIKFHKSNVKLLIEAGADILACETIPNLTEARAIVKLLEEFPGVYAWISFSCKNDYEISDGTPIFECAKVLNSCKNIAAIGVNCTSPKYINSLIKEIKKASDKPIIVYPNSGEEYDANTKTWHGASSSNAFSISAKEWFENGASVIGGCCRTTPSDINATYKILKNID; the protein is encoded by the coding sequence ATGTCAAATCCAATTAAAAGTATATTAGATGATTTTCCGGTAGTTATTCTAGATGGGGCTCTTGCCACCGAATTAGAAAAAAGAGGCTGCAACTTAAACGACTCGCTTTGGTCAGCAAAAATTCTTGCAAACAACCCTGAAATAATAGAAAATGTCCATTACGACTATTTTGTTTCTGGCTCTGATTGTGCTATAACTTCAAGCTATCAAGCTACAATAGATGGTTTTATGAAAAACGGCTTTCCTCGGGATAAAGCAAAAGATCTTATAAGAAACTCAGTTGCTATCGCTAAAAAGGCTAGAGATAGATTTTGGGGCAACCCTACAAACAGACGCAATAGAGCAAAACCTTTTATAGCAGGTTCTGTGGGCCCTTATGGTGCTTACCTTGCAGATGGTTCCGAGTACAGGGGAGATTATAAAATAGATGAAAACGCACTAATTAAATTTCACAAATCTAATGTTAAGCTTTTGATAGAAGCTGGTGCTGATATTTTAGCTTGTGAGACAATTCCAAACCTAACTGAAGCCAGAGCCATAGTTAAACTTCTTGAAGAATTTCCTGGTGTATATGCCTGGATAAGCTTTAGCTGTAAAAACGATTATGAGATAAGTGATGGCACTCCTATTTTTGAATGTGCTAAAGTTTTAAACTCCTGTAAAAATATTGCTGCTATTGGAGTAAATTGTACTTCTCCTAAGTACATAAATTCACTTATAAAGGAAATTAAAAAGGCATCTGATAAACCTATAATTGTTTATCCAAATTCGGGCGAGGAATACGATGCTAACACAAAAACTTGGCATGGTGCTTCTTCAAGCAATGCTTTTAGTATAAGCGCTAAAGAGTGGTTTGAAAATGGAGCTAGTGTTATAGGTGGCTGTTGCAGAACTACCCCTAGCGATATCAATGCAACATACAAAATTTTAAAAAATATAGATTAA
- a CDS encoding LysR family transcriptional regulator, whose translation MEIRHLQTFVSVVEKNGFTRASEHLGYAQSTVTTHIQALEEELGQTLFERLGKKIVITSFGKQLLPYAREMLRIHSEINNMSKEADEVKGEIVIGAGESLSIYRIDKILRNYKEKYPKVSIVLKNSICSDLRKRLYDGEFDLIFTIEPSILDDNLFITKLKEEKLVMISSSGFSNSENVIFSEKGCSFRNSFESYLKLKKIKYKNPLELSSIEAIKKCVINGLGASVLPLYSIKEELNNNSIKAEDLDETFEKYYSKIIYHKNKKVFPAMEKFIEIVLDESNNWN comes from the coding sequence ATGGAAATAAGACACTTACAGACATTTGTTTCAGTGGTTGAAAAGAATGGATTTACAAGGGCATCAGAACATTTAGGGTATGCTCAATCAACAGTTACAACACATATCCAGGCGCTTGAGGAAGAATTAGGACAAACACTATTTGAAAGACTTGGCAAGAAAATAGTTATAACCAGCTTTGGAAAGCAGTTACTTCCATATGCTAGAGAAATGCTAAGAATTCATAGTGAAATAAATAATATGAGCAAAGAGGCGGATGAGGTTAAAGGAGAAATAGTAATAGGAGCTGGTGAATCACTATCGATATATAGGATTGATAAAATACTTAGAAATTATAAAGAGAAGTATCCTAAAGTATCTATAGTTTTAAAAAATTCAATTTGCAGCGATTTAAGGAAAAGACTTTATGATGGTGAGTTTGATTTAATTTTCACTATTGAGCCAAGTATTTTAGACGATAACTTGTTTATTACAAAGTTAAAGGAAGAAAAGTTGGTTATGATATCGAGTAGTGGATTTTCAAATAGCGAAAATGTAATATTTAGCGAGAAAGGATGTAGCTTTCGCAATTCATTTGAGAGTTATCTGAAATTGAAGAAAATAAAATATAAAAATCCTTTAGAACTCTCTAGTATAGAAGCAATTAAAAAATGTGTAATAAATGGGCTTGGAGCATCAGTACTTCCTCTCTATTCAATTAAGGAAGAATTGAATAATAATAGTATAAAAGCAGAGGACTTAGATGAAACTTTTGAAAAGTACTATTCTAAAATAATTTATCATAAAAACAAAAAGGTGTTTCCTGCCATGGAAAAATTTATAGAGATAGTTTTAGATGAATCAAATAACTGGAATTAA
- a CDS encoding DJ-1/PfpI family protein, with protein MKKILLLLANGFEAVEASVFTDVLGWNMLEGDGSTLVVTAGMHDKIKCTWNFTVLPEIKIKNVNVDDFEALVIPGGFEEAGFFIDAYSNSFLDLIRTFNAKGKIIASVCVGALSIGKSGILKGRTATTYNLNDRKRQYELSKFGVKILENQPIVIDKNVITSYNPSTAFNVAFTLLEMLTSTENCTKVKKLMGFI; from the coding sequence ATGAAAAAAATACTTTTATTATTAGCAAATGGTTTTGAAGCTGTCGAAGCAAGTGTTTTTACTGATGTATTAGGGTGGAATATGCTGGAAGGAGATGGAAGCACACTTGTGGTGACTGCTGGGATGCATGACAAAATAAAATGCACTTGGAACTTTACAGTATTACCTGAAATTAAAATTAAAAATGTTAATGTGGATGATTTCGAAGCTCTTGTAATTCCTGGGGGCTTTGAAGAAGCTGGATTTTTTATTGATGCCTACAGTAATAGTTTCTTAGACTTAATAAGAACTTTTAATGCTAAAGGAAAAATAATAGCTTCTGTATGTGTTGGCGCTCTCTCTATTGGGAAGAGCGGAATATTAAAAGGCAGAACTGCTACCACTTATAATTTAAATGACAGGAAAAGACAATACGAATTATCGAAGTTTGGAGTGAAGATTCTAGAGAATCAGCCAATTGTAATAGATAAGAATGTTATAACTTCCTATAATCCTTCTACTGCATTTAACGTAGCATTTACTCTTTTAGAAATGCTTACATCTACCGAAAATTGTACTAAAGTAAAAAAATTAATGGGATTCATTTAA
- a CDS encoding DUF2512 family protein, translating into MKHALALIIKFVMVTIVLEVVLKLMTNLTFGDIVYISIAVTAIAYIVGDLMILRVSNNFVATLSDIGLAFLIILMFNYSWYNVRISVIDALVAAVATGVGEIFFHKYVENYVFVKTNKSE; encoded by the coding sequence ATGAAACATGCATTGGCATTAATAATAAAGTTTGTAATGGTTACAATTGTTTTAGAAGTTGTACTTAAACTTATGACTAATTTGACCTTTGGAGATATAGTATATATTTCAATAGCAGTAACAGCAATTGCCTACATTGTTGGAGATCTTATGATTTTACGTGTTTCTAACAATTTTGTTGCAACCCTTTCAGATATTGGTCTTGCTTTTTTAATTATACTTATGTTTAATTATTCCTGGTATAATGTTCGTATATCGGTTATCGATGCACTTGTTGCAGCTGTAGCTACAGGTGTTGGAGAAATATTCTTTCATAAGTATGTTGAAAATTATGTATTTGTTAAAACTAATAAATCTGAATAA
- a CDS encoding methyl-accepting chemotaxis protein, with product MELLKKTKEHISFKIILPIVICCILSIVITAVVCIQKTTGLVTNEAEDKLMEVSQNKANDVNKLLLNTETSTSDVENLINSNFDANRAKIDGNYTNEYVQSIDEYMKEIATKNNKVLGITVLFNPEVTKNLYQICYEKEGSQVKEISKFSISDFDPSKKSMAWYYNPVNSKKAIWSDPHYDASESSNANSKDMRIAYTKPIFKNGELVAVIAIDLYFNDYVKMINNVKLYNSGYAYLLNDKFNFVVDKKYTTKDSFQKVNNGLFSKYTDKMASDSNGVEDYKLNGEGRAFAYSKLINGNIMVVDAPKKEMLSGFSSLKIYITVLALILITLGTFAAVIIGRVIAKPIIATTSFVNRTAELDLTNDESYDFLLNYNDEVGVLIKSFVRMKKELIKMVKSIMTSSDKLGISSEKLSSTVGDMSVKFNEINGGSKKISSDIMSTSAASEEITASVEEINSYVTELSNKANEGRNNSEGAKTRASEVKNRVESTSEKIDEVYKEKKDRILSCIEEGKVVQDIRLMTEAITDIAEQTNLLALNASIEAARAGEQGKGFAVVADEVRRLAESSSKTANSIKDVTIKVENAFKNIATSSEEILRFIQEDISNQLGELNKIGDNYYEDADFISSMSTEIASMVNELNTAIEQVSEAVQNTAVLQQSSSENISVIDDSINEASNGINEILDTAKNQTAMSQELNSIINKFKI from the coding sequence ATGGAATTATTAAAAAAAACAAAAGAACATATAAGTTTCAAGATAATACTGCCTATTGTTATTTGTTGTATTCTGTCTATTGTTATTACAGCAGTGGTCTGTATTCAAAAAACTACGGGTTTAGTTACTAATGAGGCAGAAGATAAACTAATGGAGGTATCTCAAAATAAAGCTAATGATGTAAATAAGCTTTTGCTTAACACAGAAACATCCACAAGTGATGTAGAAAACTTAATAAATTCTAATTTTGATGCAAATAGAGCTAAGATTGATGGAAATTATACGAATGAATATGTGCAATCGATTGATGAATATATGAAGGAGATTGCTACTAAAAATAATAAGGTTTTAGGAATTACTGTTTTATTCAATCCGGAAGTAACAAAAAATTTGTATCAGATTTGCTATGAAAAAGAAGGAAGCCAGGTTAAAGAGATAAGTAAATTTTCAATAAGTGATTTTGATCCAAGTAAAAAAAGTATGGCTTGGTACTATAATCCTGTGAATTCCAAGAAAGCAATTTGGAGTGATCCTCATTATGATGCATCAGAAAGCTCAAATGCAAATAGTAAGGATATGAGAATTGCATATACTAAACCGATTTTTAAAAATGGTGAATTAGTTGCCGTAATTGCAATCGACTTATATTTCAATGATTATGTTAAGATGATAAATAATGTTAAGCTATATAATAGCGGATATGCCTATCTACTTAATGACAAATTTAATTTTGTCGTTGATAAGAAATATACGACTAAAGATAGTTTTCAAAAAGTAAATAATGGTTTATTCAGCAAATATACTGATAAAATGGCATCTGACAGTAATGGGGTTGAAGACTATAAGTTAAATGGTGAAGGTAGAGCGTTTGCATACAGTAAATTAATTAATGGGAATATAATGGTAGTAGATGCACCAAAAAAAGAAATGCTAAGCGGATTCTCAAGTTTAAAGATATATATAACTGTATTAGCATTGATTTTAATTACACTAGGAACATTTGCAGCTGTTATTATAGGAAGAGTTATAGCTAAACCTATTATAGCCACAACTTCTTTTGTAAATAGGACAGCTGAATTGGATTTAACAAATGATGAGAGTTATGATTTTCTTTTGAATTACAACGATGAAGTTGGAGTTTTGATTAAGTCCTTTGTTAGAATGAAAAAGGAACTTATAAAAATGGTTAAAAGTATTATGACCTCTTCTGACAAGCTAGGTATTTCTAGTGAAAAGCTTTCGTCTACAGTAGGTGATATGTCGGTAAAATTTAATGAAATAAATGGAGGCTCAAAAAAGATATCTTCAGACATAATGAGTACAAGTGCTGCATCAGAGGAGATTACAGCATCAGTAGAAGAGATAAACTCTTATGTAACTGAATTATCAAATAAGGCTAACGAAGGTAGAAATAATTCTGAAGGAGCTAAAACAAGAGCGTCAGAAGTTAAAAATAGAGTTGAGAGCACATCTGAAAAAATAGATGAAGTTTATAAAGAGAAAAAAGATAGAATTCTAAGTTGTATTGAAGAAGGAAAAGTTGTACAAGATATAAGACTTATGACAGAGGCAATAACGGACATAGCAGAGCAAACTAATCTTCTTGCTTTAAATGCGTCAATAGAAGCAGCTAGAGCGGGAGAACAAGGCAAAGGTTTTGCAGTAGTAGCTGATGAAGTTAGAAGATTAGCTGAAAGTTCATCAAAAACAGCTAACAGTATTAAAGATGTAACTATAAAAGTAGAAAATGCATTTAAGAATATAGCTACAAGTAGTGAAGAGATATTAAGGTTTATACAAGAGGATATATCCAATCAGCTGGGAGAGCTCAATAAAATAGGTGATAATTATTATGAGGATGCAGATTTTATAAGTAGCATGTCTACTGAAATTGCATCAATGGTTAACGAATTAAACACAGCAATCGAACAAGTAAGTGAAGCTGTACAAAATACAGCAGTGCTTCAACAGAGTTCTTCAGAAAATATAAGCGTTATAGATGATAGTATTAATGAAGCGTCAAACGGAATCAATGAAATTTTAGACACAGCTAAAAATCAAACGGCAATGTCACAAGAACTTAATAGTATAATAAATAAGTTTAAAATTTAA